One Nostoc sp. CENA543 genomic window, AAACGAATATCTACTGCGCCATCTGTGGCTTGTTTAACTCGTTTATTTAAATCCACAACTGCACTAGCTACGGTTGTGGCTGCTTCGGTGTTACCTTCTGCAACTTCGCCAAAAATTACGCCTAAGTCTTCTAGTGTTGCTAAGACATCTTCCCAGCTACTATCTGTAGCATCATGCTTAATTACAATACTGCCATGCTGAAGATTGGTGCGTACTTCTTGGACATTGGATTTACTTTTTAATGTGTTGGCAATATGTTGCATGGTGTCTGCTTGACGGTGAGCATGACTAATTCTCAACCTCAATCTGCCTGGGGTATCACTGATGATTTTAGTAGATATGGGTGTGGATGATTGATTGCAATTGGTGTGGTTTTCAACTGCTGGCATTGTAGTGAGATTTCCATGACTATTGGTTA contains:
- a CDS encoding HMA2 domain-containing protein — protein: MLTNSHGNLTTMPAVENHTNCNQSSTPISTKIISDTPGRLRLRISHAHRQADTMQHIANTLKSKSNVQEVRTNLQHGSIVIKHDATDSSWEDVLATLEDLGVIFGEVAEGNTEAATTVASAVVDLNKRVKQATDGAVDIRFLFPLGLSILAVRQLIIKGLQLEIIPWYVLAWYSFDSFIKLHGITPPKSSQE